The Cucurbita pepo subsp. pepo cultivar mu-cu-16 chromosome LG08, ASM280686v2, whole genome shotgun sequence genome contains a region encoding:
- the LOC111801144 gene encoding CAAX prenyl protease 1 homolog gives MEFPYMEAVVGFMILMYFFETYLDLRQHAALKLPTLPKTLEGVISQEKFKKSQAYSLDKSHFHFVQEFVTIVMDSSILFFGVLPWFWKKSGEFVVLVGLNAENEILHTLAFLAGVMIWSQITGLPFSLYSTFVIESRHGFNKQTIWLFFRDMIKGILLSVILGPPIVSAIIIIVQKGGPYLAIYLWAFMFTLSLVMMTLYPILIAPLFNKFTPLPAGDLREKIEKLASSLKFPLKKLFVVDGSTRSSHSNAYMYGFFKNKRIVLYDTLIQQCKNDEEIVAVIAHELGHWKLNHTMYSFIALQILTLLQFGGYTLVRNSSDLFRSFGFDTQPVLIGLIIFQHTVIPLQHLVSFGLNLVSRSFEFQADAFAKKLGYSAPLRAGLVRLQEENLSALNTDPWYSAYHYSHPPLVERLAALDQADKKEE, from the exons GCTTCATGATATTGATGTATTTTTTCGAAACTTATTTGGATCTTCGGCAACATGCTGCTCTGAAACTGCCTACTCTTCCAAAAACTCTTGAAGGAGTTATAAGCcaagagaaatttaaaaaatcccAGGCCTACAGTCTTGATAAAAG CCACTTTCATTTTGTTCAGGAGTTTGTAACTATAGTGATGGATTCTTCAATACTGTTTTTTGGAGTACTTCCATGGTTTTGGAAA AAATCTGGAGAGTTTGTTGTGTTGGTTGGCCTCAATGCTGAAAACGAAATTCTCCACACACTTGCGTTTCTAGCTGGGGTCATGATTTGGTCACAG ATCACGGGCCTACCAttttctctctactcaacTTTTGTGATTGAATCCCGCCATGGTTTCAATAAA CAAACAATATGGTTATTCTTCAGGGATATGATTAAAGGGATTTTGTTGTCTGTCATACTTGGCCCACCAATTGTGTCTGCAATCATTATAATAGTACAG AAAGGAGGACCGTACCTTGCCATCTATCTTTGGGCGTTTATGTTTACATTATCTCTTGTGATGATGACCCTTTATCCCATTCTTATAGCCCctcttttcaacaaatttaccCCT CTACCTGCAGGTGATCTCAGGGAGAAGATTGAGAAACTTGCTTCCTCCCTCAAGTTCCCACTGAAGAAGCTGTTTGTTGTTGATGGATCGACGAGGTCAAGTCATAGCAAC GCTTACATGTATGGTTTCTTCAAAAACAAGAGAATTGTCCTTTATGATACATTGATTCAACAA TGCAAAAATGATGAGGAAATTGTTGCTGTTATAGCACATGAGTTGGGGCATTGGAAGCTAAATCATACGATGTATTCATTCATTGCTTTACAG ATTCTTACACTTTTGCAATTTGGGGGATATACCTTGGTGAGGAATTCCAGCGATTTGTTTAGAAGTTTTGGGTTTGATACTCAGCCAGTGCTTATTGGACTCATCATATTCCAG CACACTGTGATACCTCTTCAGCATCTGGTAAGCTTTGGTCTCAACCTTGTGAGCCGATCTTTCGAGTTCCAG GCTGATGCCTTCGCAAAGAAACTCGGTTATTCTGCACCTCTTCGTGCTGGTCTTGTCAGACTACAG GAGGAAAATTTGTCTGCGCTGAATACAGATCCCTGGTATTCTGCTTATCACTATTCTCATCCTCCACTAGTTGAAAGATTGGCTGCACTCGACCAAGCGgataagaaagaagaatga
- the LOC111800475 gene encoding probable serine/threonine-protein kinase At1g01540, with amino-acid sequence MSIYDSSFFNTALSKRTSIFGLHLWVVIGIVVGALIVLALFLLSLCLTSRKRNRHKNKIRFPKSTADHSPPISKEIQEIVHNAVPDHHHHVQPEIHVEIGKLEHRVVFSDRPSSGESRGAVSETASLGSGTVGPEVSHLGWGRWYTLRELEAATNGLCEENVIGEGGYGIVYLGTLGDGTRIAIKNLLNNRGQAEREFKVEVEAIGRVRHKNLVRLLGYCVEGAYRMLVYEYVNNGNLDQWLHGDVGDVSPLTWEIRVNIILGTAKGLAYLHEGLEPKVVHRDVKSSNILLDRQWNAKVSDFGLAKLLCSERSYVTTRVMGTFGYVAPEYACTGMLNEKSDVYSFGILIMEIISGRSPVDYSRPQGEVNLVDWLKAMVGDRRSEEVVDLKLPEKPPSKALKRVLLVALRCVDPDASKRPKMGHVIHMLEADNLLSNDEYRVGKDASHSTQGHQHGLRRVNHQKDEGTCSNISDGDSDGNIQHPSRWR; translated from the exons atgtCAATATATGATTCCTCATTCTTTAACACGGCGCTCTCTAAACGGACCTCCATTTTCGGCCTTCATCTCTGGGTTGTAATCGGAATCGTAGTCGGAGCCTTAATAGTTCTCGCActgtttcttctttcactttgTCTCACTTCTCGCAAGCGGAATCGCCATAAGAACAAAATCCGTTTCCCTAAATCCACAGCCGACCATTCTCCTCCCATTTCGAAAGAAATCCAGGAAATCGTCCATAACGCGGTACCGGATCATCACCACCATGTGCAGCCGGAGATTCATGTCGAGATCGGAAAATTGGAGCATCGAGTTGTTTTCTCTGATAGGCCGTCTAGCGGGGAGAGCAGAGGCGCTGTGAGTGAAACTGCTTCTCTTGGATCTGGTACTGTTGGGCCTGAAGTTTCGCATCTTGGTTGGGGCAGATGGTATACTCTTAGAGAGCTCGAGGCGGCCACTAATGGCTTGTGTGAAGAGAACGTGATTGGAGAAGGTGGGTATGGGATCGTGTATTTAGGCACTTTGGGAGATGGTACAAGAATTGCTATCAAGAACCTCTTGAATAACAG GGGTCAAGCTGAGAGGGAATTTAAAGTCGAAGTTGAAGCAATTGGAAGAGTAAGACACAAGAATCTTGTCAGGCTGCTTGGATATTGCGTTGAGGGTGCATATAG AATGCTTGTTTACGAGTACGTTAACAATGGCAATCTAGATCAGTGGCTTCATGGCGACGTCGGGGATGTGAGCCCCTTGACGTGGGAGATTCGTGTTAACATCATACTCGGAACAGCAAAGGG ATTAGCCTATCTTCATGAGGGTCTTGAACCAAAGGTTGTCCATCGTGATGTAAAATCTAGCAACATATTGCTTGATCGTCAGTGGAATGCTAAAGTATCTGATTTTGGGCTAGCCAAGCTTCTTTGTTCCGAAAGGAGCTATGTGACGACTCGTGTAATGGGTACATTTGG CTATGTTGCGCCCGAGTACGCTTGCACGGGAATGTTGAATGAGAAGAGTGATGTTTATAGCTTTGGAATTCTAATTATGGAGATAATTTCTGGGCGGAGCCCTGTTGATTATAGTAGACCTCAAGGAGAG GTGAATTTGGTGGATTGGTTGAAAGCAATGGTTGGAGATAGAAGATCCGAGGAAGTGGTTGACCTCAAGTTGCCGGAGAAGCCTCCTTCCAAAGCTCTAAAACGTGTTCTGCTGGTCGCTCTTCGGTGTGTCGATCCTGATGCTTCGAAGAGGCCGAAAATGGGACATGTCATCCACATGCTTGAGGCAGATAATTTGCTGTCTAATGAT GAATACCGGGTCGGTAAGGATGCTTCTCATTCAACTCAAGGTCATCAACACGGTCTGAGACGAGTTAACCATCAGAAAGACGAAGGAACATGTTCTAATATAAGTGATGGTGACAGTGATGGAAACATTCAACATCCAAGTAGGTGGAGATAA
- the LOC111801012 gene encoding probable polygalacturonase — protein sequence MPMEELCKNPIKAHPVKMTFLVLVLAAAAAALMGEVEGRKVRILEDNGIEYGAISCRAHTASITDFGGVGDGETSNTKAFKAAVERLSQYAGDGGAQLYVPAGRWLTGSFNLTSHFTLFLHQDAVLLASQDLNEWPVIEPLPSYGHGRDTSGGRYISLIFGTNLTDVVITGNNGTIDGQGDRWWQLFHQNKLKYTRPYLIEIMYSSGIQISNLTLLNSPAWNVHPVYSSNVLIQGITIIAPVRSPNTDGINPDSCTNVRIEDCYIISGDDCVAVKSGWDEYGIRFGWPTKQLVIRRLTCVSPTSAVIALGSEMSGGIEDVRAEDIVAVDSESGVRIKTGIGRGGYVKDIYVRRMTMHTMKWAFWMTGDYGSHADENYDPHALPVIQGINYRDMVVENATMAARLEGISGDTFTGICISNVTISLAAKAKKQPWTCTDVEGITSNVTPPPCSLLPDQGAEKITTCRFPEDNIPIDAVELKKCSYQFSHA from the exons ATGCCAATGGAGGAACTCTGCAAAAACCCCATTAAAGCTCAT CCGGTGAAAATGACGTTTTTGGTACTTGTtttggcggcggcggcggcggcgttgATGGGAGAAGTTGAGGGAAGAAAGGTGAGGATTTTAGAGGACAATGGGATTGAATATGGCGCCATAAGTTGCAGAGCTCACACTGCTTCAATAACGGACTTCGGCGGCGTTGGCGACGGCGAGACGTCGAATACGAAGGCGTTTAAGGCGGCGGTGGAGCGGCTGAGCCAGTACGCCGGGGACGGCGGCGCTCAGCTGTATGTGCCGGCGGGGAGGTGGCTCACCGGCAGCTTCAACCTTACTAGTCAtttcactctgtttcttcatcAGGATGCTGTTCTTCTCGCTTCTCAG GATCTGAACGAGTGGCCGGTGATCGAACCATTGCCATCCTACGGTCATGGAAGGGACACATCAGGGGGAAGGTACATCAGTTTAATATTTGGAACAAATCTCACTGATGTTGTCATCACAG GAAACAATGGCACTATTGATGGTCAAGGCGATCGCTGGTGGCAGCTGTTTCATCAGAATAAGCTTAAGTACACCCGACCATACTTGATCGAGATCATGTATTCCAGCGGCATACAGATATCGAATCTGACCCTGCTAAATTCTCCAGCTTGGAATGTTCATCCTGTTTACAGCAG CAATGTTCTTATTCAAGGGATCACGATTATCGCTCCTGTTCGATCCCCGAATACCGATGGCATCAACCCCG ATTCCTGCACAAACGTTAGAATTGAGGATTGTTACATAATATCTGGAGACGATTGTGTAGCTGTCAAGAGCGGCTGGGACGAGTATGGCATAAGATTTGGATGGCCAACTAAGCAATTGGTAATCAGAAGGCTCACGTGCGTTTCCCCGACAAGTGCTGTCATTGCACTGGGGAGCGAGATGTCGGGTGGAATCGAAGATGTCCGAGCAGAAGACATAGTAGCCGTTGATTCTGAATCTGGGGTCAGGATCAAAACAGGCATAGGAAGGGGAGGATATGTAAAAGACATATATGTAAGGAGGATGACAATGCATACCATGAAATGGGCATTTTGGATGACTGGCGATTACGGGTCACATGCCGATGAGAATTACGATCCCCACGCATTGCCTGTAATTCAAGGAATCAACTACAGGGACATGGTCGTCGAAAACGCCACAATGGCAGCAAGATTGGAGGGAATTTCAGGTGACACATTTACAGGTATCTGCATTTCCAATGTGACAATCAGCTTGGCAGCAAAGGCCAAGAAACAGCCATGGACTTGCACCGATGTGGAGGGAATAACGAGCAATGTTACACCTCCACCGTGCAGTCTGTTACCCGATCAGGGGGCCGAGAAGATTACAACATGCAGATTTCCAGAGGATAATATACCAATTGATGCAGTGGAGTTGAAAAAATGCTCATATCAATTCAGTCATGCTTGA
- the LOC111800484 gene encoding protein BPS1, chloroplastic-like → MSRSQEPPHRLFFPFGNPFRARTPKGSKLNSKLVFLLATFEDSLAEGLRKLTPKSENDILSFSWMALAMKLLCETHKDVKTLIEELELPVSDWDEKWLDEYLDISLKLLDICNDFSSELSQLNQGHLVLRCALHNLASTSSNQFVHARSSLDGWNQHISNRTSRVKSHSPILDRLKESLDLPKVQKNSAKGKVLMHVMYGVKVVTLFICSVLASAFAGSSVSLLSINIPDTYRWAQAFTELQKNVNSSGRSTVWRERDAVDESVKKLHSMIQGNVDGGMKGQEFQNLVVDLGREAEKLTQGVDHLTKQVDEFFHIVLSGRDALLSNLRESETVLDQGSGELRIRQL, encoded by the coding sequence ATGAGCCGATCACAAGAGCCGCCCCACCGGCTATTCTTTCCTTTCGGGAATCCTTTCCGTGCAAGAACACCCAAGGGTTCAAAATTGAATTCCaaacttgtttttcttctaGCCACTTTTGAGGATTCCTTGGCAGAGGGGCTGAGAAAGCTCACTCCGAAATCGGAGAATGACATACTTAGCTTCTCATGGATGGCATTAGCAATGAAGCTGCTTTGCGAAACTCACAAAGATGTAAAAACACTTATAGAAGAGCTTGAGCTCCCTGTGTCTGACTGGGATGAGAAATGGCTAGATGAGTACCTGGACATCAGTTTGAAATTACTTGATATATGCAATGATTTTAGCTCTGAGCTCTCACAGTTGAATCAGGGTCATCTGGTACTCCGGTGTGCCTTGCACAATCTGGCGTCTACATCTTCGAACCAGTTTGTTCATGCTCGTTCTTCGTTAGATGGATGGAATCAACATATTAGTAACAGAACCTCCAGAGTTAAGAGCCATTCTCCTATTTTGGACCGTCTTAAGGAATCGCTTGATCTTCCGAAAGTTCAGAAGAACTCAGCTAAAGGCAAGGTTTTGATGCATGTAATGTATGGAGTGAAGGTGGTGACTCTGTTTATTTGCAGTGTTTTAGCTTCTGCTTTCGCGGGTTCGTCCGTAAGTTTGTTATCCATCAATATTCCGGATACATATAGATGGGCTCAAGCTTTTACTGAATTAcagaaaaatgtaaattccAGTGGAAGATCTACTGTATGGAGAGAGCGTGATGCAGTGGATGAGAGTGTTAAAAAATTGCATTCCATGATTCAAGGAAATGTGGATGGCGGCATGAAAGGACAAGAATTCCAGAATCTGGTTGTAGATTTGGGGAGGGAGGCAGAAAAGCTTACACAAGGTGTTGATCATCTTACTAAACAAGTGGATGAGTTTTTTCACATTGTTTTATCCGGACGAGATGCATTGCTTTCAAATCTTAGAGAAAGTGAGACGGTACTCGATCAGGGATCGGGGGAGCTGCGTATAAGGCAACTGTGA